The following are from one region of the Camarhynchus parvulus chromosome 3, STF_HiC, whole genome shotgun sequence genome:
- the MTFR2 gene encoding mitochondrial fission regulator 2 has translation MALLLLQLLRRLLRYLGWPQHQAAFFETHVFGSSISRTLGTCLPSAVSSGGHLQQLYAVIRKYQAKVTSVSQKKEYGSTRSVVRRLGTILSLEPYPRPYFQFVQDPSPMGYDEQSAAPAPVAPSLADVLWVANDEGQACTRLRTELRRKEKSTGPPDPYLHLDSIQRIPKNSAQKVGVDQAAFQKISALEDELTFLRAQIAAIVSVQTLGSIPSQAFKTLSTADGFYPLPAMTSTPLSVSRNHFVIPSPPPLPSGAPSAVDASNSALELIKQRRAARNSDSAAANSTDHQRTKNFPCMMDVLKDLNKVQLRAVERSPGGTPLSRPKKMQSSDWDPVAVLTHALKQKFARKNYDEDDSLDKENNSFDSSPFSSPEMPVVGRCSLKPNAKPSLTRTDGVKQVPAWKARAQI, from the exons atggcgctgctgctgctgcagctcctccgTCGGCTGCTGCGCTACCTCGGCTGGCCGCAGCACCAG GCCGCGTTTTTTGAAACTCACGTGTTTGGCAGCAGTATCAGTCGCACTCTCGGAACATGCCTTCCTTCAGCAGTCTCATCAGGAGGGCATTTGCAGCAGTTATATGCTGTCATAAGGAAGTATCAGGCCAAG gTCACATCTGTTTCCCAAAAAAAGGAGTATGGATCTACTCGAAGTGTTGTCCGTAGACTTGGGACAATTCTTTCCTTGGAGCCCTACCCCAGACCTTATTTTCAA TTTGTTCAAGACCCAAGTCCAATGGGTTATGATGAACAaagtgcagctccagctcctgtggctcCATCACTTGCTGATGTCCTGTGGGTGGCAAATGATGAAGGACAAGCATGTACTAGACTTAG gACTGAAttgaggagaaaagagaaaagtacGGGTCCTCCTGATCCATATCTACATCTGGATTCAATACAGCGCATTCCAAAAAACAGTGCACAAAAAGTCGGTGTTGATCAAGCAGCATTCCAGAAAATTTCTGCCCTTGAAGATGAGCTGACCTTTCTTCGCGCTCAGATTGCTGCAATTGTTTCAGTGCAGACCTTGGGAAGCATTCCCTCAC AAGCCTTTAAAAcactcagcactgcagatggATTTTACCCACTGCCAGCCATGACTTCTACGCCATTGTCCGTCTCTCGAAATCACTTTGTAATTCCCTCGCCTCCTCCACTTCCTTCTGGTGCACCATCTGCTGTTGATGCTAGTAATTCTGCACTGGAACTTATCAAACAACGCCGAGCTGCAAGAAACAGTGATTCGGCTGCAGCTAACAGTACTGATCACCAGAGGACAAAGAACTTCCCCTGTATGATGGATGTTTTGAAAGACCTAAACAAAGTTCAGTTGCGAGCTGTTGAGAG GTCTCCTGGAGGTACTCCTCTTTCTCGGCCCAAAAAGATGCAAAGTTCAGATTGGGATCCGGTTGCTGTACTAACTCACGCTCTAAAGCAGAAATTTGCACGTAAAAATTATGATGAAGATGATTCCTtggacaaagaaaataattcttttgaTAGCTCTCCATTTTCTAGTCCTGAGATGCCAGTG GTTGGGCGCTGCAGTCTGAAGCCAAATGCAAAACCCAGCCTTACAAGAACTGATGGAGTTAAGCAGGTACCAGCATGGAAAGCAAGAGCTCAGATATAG